In Canis lupus familiaris isolate Mischka breed German Shepherd chromosome 5, alternate assembly UU_Cfam_GSD_1.0, whole genome shotgun sequence, a genomic segment contains:
- the RANGRF gene encoding ran guanine nucleotide release factor isoform X2: MPAPSPRPMEPTRDYPLFGGAFSATLPPGALDVSDLRPVPDNQEVFCHRVTDQSLIVELLELQAHVQGEEAARYHFEDVGGMQEARALQVDSVQPLLSENLALRSYCQEAWVLSGKQQVAKENHQP; the protein is encoded by the exons ATGCCCGCACCCAGTCCCAGGCCCATGGAGCCCACGCGAGACTACCCGCTGTTCGGGGGCGCCTTCTCCGCCACTCTGCCTCCGGGGGCCCTTGACGTAAG CGACCTGCGACCGGTCCCGGACAATCAGGAAGTTTTCTGCCACCGCGTGACTGACCAGAGCCTGATCGTGGAACTTCTGGAGCTGCAGGCCCACGTGCAGGGCGAGGAGGCTGCGCG GTACCACTTTGAGGACGTGGGCGGGATGCAGGAGGCTAGGGCCCTGCAAGTGGACAGTGTGCAGCCCCTCCTTTCGGAGAACCTGGCTCTCCGGAGCTACTGTCAAGAAGCCTGGGTCCTCTCTGGCAAGCAGCAGGTAGCTAAAGAAAACCACCAG